The following coding sequences are from one Calorimonas adulescens window:
- the sufD gene encoding Fe-S cluster assembly protein SufD — MAKLVESSLMEKYRETNQKTYSELDMPNWKRLKLDGIVIPEFKNYDKMEIESRDVSVRNIMDVSDDEIGELVQDRAFGVDPKFTAMAGAYFNTGAFIKVPQGFNSKKPVMVNYMSSGDVIIDHNVIIAEPFSSVDIIIGYNGVTEDYSFHNGITMVVAKEGAKINLIKLQRLSDASFNFDSIIGIAGRDSSINWTVIEMGSYKSAVNYTSYMENPGSENMAKGIFFLDGKRGLDMSFKVYHIAPNTVSDIDIRGALKDEAYSVFRGDLDIRRGAKKSKGNEKESVLLLDRSVRSDAIPALKCAEEDVEAGHAASCGELNENTLYYMMSRGLSLDEARMLLVEASFNPVIDVIPDDEIRESVKEAVKRRLIR, encoded by the coding sequence ATGGCAAAACTGGTGGAGAGCAGCTTGATGGAGAAATACAGGGAGACAAACCAGAAGACATATAGTGAACTTGACATGCCAAACTGGAAGAGGTTAAAGTTGGATGGCATTGTAATTCCAGAGTTCAAGAATTATGATAAAATGGAGATAGAAAGTAGAGATGTATCGGTCAGAAATATAATGGACGTTTCCGACGATGAGATTGGAGAACTGGTTCAAGACAGGGCATTTGGTGTAGACCCTAAATTCACAGCCATGGCAGGGGCATACTTTAATACAGGTGCATTTATCAAGGTGCCACAGGGGTTTAACAGCAAGAAACCTGTAATGGTTAATTATATGTCGTCGGGCGATGTCATCATAGACCATAATGTGATCATAGCGGAGCCTTTCAGCAGTGTGGATATAATAATAGGCTATAATGGTGTTACGGAGGACTATTCTTTCCATAATGGCATAACAATGGTTGTGGCAAAGGAAGGTGCAAAAATAAATCTGATAAAGCTTCAGAGACTTTCAGATGCATCATTTAATTTTGACTCAATAATAGGGATAGCCGGCAGGGACTCATCGATAAACTGGACTGTCATAGAGATGGGCTCGTATAAGAGCGCGGTAAACTATACATCATATATGGAGAATCCAGGCTCTGAGAACATGGCAAAGGGCATATTCTTTCTTGATGGTAAGAGAGGGTTGGATATGTCATTTAAGGTTTACCACATTGCACCAAATACAGTGAGTGATATAGATATAAGGGGGGCACTAAAGGATGAGGCCTATTCAGTGTTCAGGGGCGACCTGGATATAAGGAGAGGGGCAAAAAAGTCTAAAGGCAATGAGAAAGAGAGTGTGCTTCTCCTGGACAGGTCAGTAAGGTCTGACGCCATACCTGCCCTGAAATGTGCCGAGGAGGATGTGGAGGCCGGACATGCTGCCAGTTGTGGTGAGCTCAATGAAAATACACTTTATTATATGATGAGCAGAGGGCTCAGCCTTGATGAGGCCAGGATGCTTCTGGTTGAGGCCAGTTTCAACCCTGTGATTGATGTTATACCTGACGATGAGATTAGAGAGTCTGTAAAGGAAGCTGTTAAGAGGAGGCTTATAAGGTGA
- the sufB gene encoding Fe-S cluster assembly protein SufB → MAKTVINDIDFSRYNIKAKVKYRHKTKKGLTREIVEEISSLKSEPDWMREFRLKSLEIYNSKPMPAWGVDLSELNIDDIVAYISPDAEKAKTWDDVPKDIKETFDRLGIPEAEKEYLAGVGAQFDSEVIYHNIKEQLGKQGVIFEDFDSALKKYPDIIREYFMKCVPPTDHKFAALHGAIWSGGSFVYVPKGVKVETPLQAYFRMNAPGTGQFEHTLIIVDEGAEAHYIEGCSAPQYSVSNLHAGCVELYVKKGAKLRYSTIENWSKNTYNLNTKRALVDEGASMIWVSGSFGSKKTMLYPASILRGEGASSEFTSITFAGKGQHLDTGSKMIHLAPNTSSKVVSKSLSKDGGITNFRGLLKVGPMATGVKTTVQCEGLMLDDISRSDTLPIIEVQNDCVDMGYEAKVGKISDDKIFYLMSRGLSEDEAKAMIVKGFVEPISGSLPLEYAVELNRLINIEMEGSIG, encoded by the coding sequence ATGGCTAAAACTGTAATAAATGATATAGACTTTTCCAGATATAACATAAAGGCAAAAGTAAAATACAGGCATAAGACAAAAAAGGGCCTCACACGGGAAATAGTAGAGGAAATATCATCTCTCAAGAGCGAACCGGACTGGATGAGGGAGTTTCGCCTGAAGTCCTTGGAGATATATAACAGCAAGCCAATGCCTGCGTGGGGTGTGGACCTGAGTGAACTCAATATTGATGACATTGTGGCATACATCAGTCCGGACGCCGAAAAGGCAAAGACGTGGGATGATGTACCCAAGGATATAAAGGAAACCTTTGACAGACTGGGCATACCCGAGGCAGAGAAGGAGTATCTGGCCGGTGTTGGGGCGCAGTTTGACTCAGAGGTGATATACCATAATATAAAAGAGCAGCTTGGGAAGCAAGGGGTCATATTTGAGGACTTCGATTCAGCCTTAAAAAAATATCCTGATATTATAAGGGAGTACTTTATGAAATGTGTACCGCCAACCGATCATAAGTTTGCCGCGCTTCATGGTGCCATATGGAGTGGTGGGAGTTTTGTCTATGTGCCAAAGGGGGTAAAGGTTGAGACTCCCCTGCAGGCATACTTCAGGATGAATGCGCCAGGGACAGGCCAGTTTGAACATACCCTCATCATAGTTGATGAAGGTGCAGAAGCCCATTATATAGAGGGCTGTTCAGCACCTCAGTATTCGGTATCCAACCTCCATGCGGGTTGTGTGGAGTTATATGTGAAGAAGGGCGCCAAGCTCCGTTACTCGACCATAGAGAACTGGAGCAAGAATACCTATAACCTGAATACCAAGAGAGCACTTGTGGATGAGGGAGCCAGCATGATATGGGTGTCCGGGTCATTTGGCAGCAAAAAGACCATGCTTTATCCAGCATCCATATTAAGGGGAGAGGGTGCTTCCTCTGAATTCACCAGTATTACTTTCGCAGGTAAGGGCCAGCACTTAGACACGGGATCCAAGATGATTCACTTAGCCCCCAATACCTCTTCCAAGGTGGTATCAAAGAGCCTGTCAAAGGATGGCGGTATAACCAATTTCAGGGGGCTTTTGAAAGTGGGACCCATGGCCACAGGAGTAAAGACTACAGTGCAATGTGAGGGCCTTATGCTGGACGATATATCCCGTTCTGATACCCTGCCCATAATAGAGGTGCAAAACGACTGTGTGGATATGGGGTATGAGGCAAAGGTAGGCAAGATAAGTGACGACAAGATATTCTATCTCATGAGCAGGGGACTTTCAGAGGACGAGGCTAAGGCAATGATAGTCAAGGGATTTGTGGAGCCTATATCCGGTTCACTGCCGTTAGAATACGCTGTGGAACTAAACAGGCTCATAAATATAGAGATGGAAGGCAGTATAGGTTAG